A DNA window from Setaria viridis chromosome 2, Setaria_viridis_v4.0, whole genome shotgun sequence contains the following coding sequences:
- the LOC117844924 gene encoding uncharacterized protein isoform X2 codes for MPAGDNPHSISEKKAALRESPKRTKNVVNEQPGTSFSKDKVAATVGLKRPQPYGPLSPTNHHTLGNPGANGHLVYVRRRPDTDQSKGGTSARAESSSSISTKKPVAGGSQPQESSLKHQNNVPHTQSSPQFASPAAAPNRAHPPRSSNQDRSDRFLRLQTFLRNNEQSGQEEYIRMLRSLSSVGLSKHAIELEKRAANLLVEEGKELQKMKVLNVLGKLSPTDAPQFPAQPATVKHLPFPARR; via the exons ATGCCTGCTGGTGACAACCCGCACTCAATTTCAGAGAAAAAGGCAGCATTGCGGGAGTCTCCAAAACGGACTAAGAATGTTGTTAATGAGCAACCTGGGACTTCCTTCTCTAAAGACAAAGTTGCTGCTACAGTTGGCCTCAAGCGACCACAACCTTATGGCCCCCTGAGTCCAACAAACCATCACACGCTGGGCAATCCAGGGGCAAATGGCCATCTTGTGTATGTGCGCAGGAGGCCTGACACTGATCAAAGCAAAGGAGGCACTTCTGCTCGTGCTGAAAGTTCCAGTTCTATAAGCACAAAGAAACCTGTTGCAGGAGGATCACAGCCACAGGAATCAAGTCTGAAGCATCAGAACAATGTACCTCACACCCAGTCCTCTCCTCAATTCGCATCTCCTGCTGCAG CACCTAATCGAGCTCATCCACCAAGATCAAGCAATCAAGATCGGAGTGATCGATTTCTTCGGCTGCAAACATTCTTGAGAAATAATGAGCAATCAGGCCAGGAAGAATATATCCGCA TGCTTCGGTCTTTGTCATCTGTTGGACTAAGTAAGCATGCCATTGAGCTGGAGAAACGGGCAGCCAATCTTTTGGTTGAGGAAG GGAAGGAGCTGCAGAAGATGAAAGTTCTGAATGTTCTGGGCAAGCTTTCGCCCACTGATGCTCCACAGTTCCCAGCTCAGCCCGCTACTGTCAAGCATCTGCCATTCCCAGCTCGCCGATGA
- the LOC117843159 gene encoding uncharacterized protein isoform X1, which translates to MVAPEIHPHRSCRQGPPDTAAASMDHKAAKRVAIVGAGTSGLAASKHLLARGFRPVVFEAGAAVGGLWTRTLATTRLQSPNQGYRFSDFPWPEDADAFPRHDQVVAYLAAYARRFGVEDCVRFRSKVVAAEFVGTDDGANAELWAGNGEAFGGDGAGRWRLTVRHGDSDATQTYEFDFLILCIGRFSGVPNIPEFPPGVGPDAFRGRVLHSMDFSDMNDADAAALVRGKRVAVVGSGKSAFDIAAECADANGAERPCTMVCRSPQWLLHDVNVWGKLNLGYLYMNRFAQLMVRKPGAGLASTLLATLLTPLVRKTHEPQKRKCIQRLACSLHSTFSAGVADIEGDGGILQEGDTDAGARHGAGARVRRVHLVVQHRHAARRVLRQGEGRQHRHQAVRGVQLLRGRPGAGRRRPARRPRRPGDTRHRVPRRSEAQGHVRVAPGEGHRRRLVGHHRPSLQGVRAPTDPADGGDRVLGEPDQHLLDRDDGQVGGAVPGRRVPAAGRGADGAERGGVGRVHATEQRGEVPAVVPRRREHLVQRRAVPRHGLRPKEEEGAPRRVVPALRRRRLRRYPVTLFSAASAVRRHVGGVEHRWIKRFLADWLLRYGPADYAEIKQIEISSGPGPLDKSYAIVNQIQKVSSPYENA; encoded by the exons ATGGTCGCCCCCGAGATCCACCCGCACCGAAGCTGCCGGCAAGGACCACCAGACACAGCGGCGGCGTCAATGGATCACAAGGCGGCGAAGCGTGTGGCCATCGTCGGCGCCGGCACGAGCGGGCTCGCCGCGTCCAAGCACCTCCTGGCGCGGGGCTTCCGCCCGGTGGTGTTCGAggcgggcgccgccgtcggcggcctGTGGACGCGCACGCTCGCCACCACCAGGCTGCAGTCGCCCAACCAGGGCTACCGCTTCTCCGACTTCCCGTGGCCGGAAGACGCCGACGCGTTCCCGCGCCACGACCAGGTCGTGGCGTACCTCGCCGCCTACGCGCGCCGCTTCGGCGTCGAAGACTGCGTCAGGTTCCGGAGCAAGGTCGTCGCCGCGGAGTTCGTCGGCACCGACGACGGCGCTAACGCGGAGCTGTGGGCGGGCAACGGCGAGGCGTTCGGCGGTGATGGCGCTGGCCGGTGGCGCCTCACCGTGCGTCACGGCGACTCCGACGCCACGCAG ACGTACGAGTTCGACTTCCTGATCCTGTGCATCGGGAGATTCAGCGGCGTGCCCAACATCCCGGAGTTCCCGCCCGGCGTCGGCCCCGACGCGTTCCGCGGGCGGGTGCTCCACTCCATGGATTTCTCCGACATGAAcgacgcggacgccgccgcgctggtCAGGGGCAagcgcgtcgccgtcgtcggctcGGGCAAGTCCGCCTTCGACATCGCGGCCGAGTGCGCCGACGCCAACG GCGCCGAGCGGCCGTGCACGATGGTCTGCAGGAGCCCACAATGGCTGCTGCACGACGTCAACGTCTGGGGCAAGCTCAACCTGGGGTACCTCTACATGAACCGGTTCGCGCAGCTGATGGTGCGCAAGCCCGGCGCCGGCCTGGCGTCGACCCTCCTCGCCACGTTGCTCACGCCTTTGGTACGCAAAACGCATGAAccacaaaaaagaaaatgtattCAGAGACTTGCTTGCTCCTTGCACTCGACATTCTCTGCAGGCGTGGCTGATATCGAAGGTGACGGAGGCATACTACAAGAAGGCGATACCGATGCGGGAGCACGGCATGGAGCCGGAGCTCGGGTTCGCCGGGTCCATCTCGTCGTGCAACATCGGCATGCTGCCAGACGCGTTCTACGACAAGGTGAGGGGCGGCAGCATCGTCATCAGGCGGTCAGGGGCGTTCAGCTTCTGCGAGGACGGCCTGGTGCTGGACGGCGCCGACCGGCGCGTCGTCCCCGCCGACCTGGTGATACTCGCCACAGGGTTCCGCGGCGATCAGAAGCTCAGGGACATGTTCGTGTCGCCCCGGGTGAAGGACATCGTCGCCGGCTCGTCGGACACCACCGTCCCTCTTTACAG GGAGTGCGTGCACCCACGGATCCCGCAGATGGCGGTGATCGGGTACTCGGAGAGCCTGACCAACATCTTCTCGATCGAGATGATGGCCAAGTGGGTGGCGCGGTTCCTGGACGGCGCGTTCCGGCTGCCGGGCGTGGCGCGGATGGAGCAGAGCGTGGCGGAGTGGGGCGGGTACATGCGACGGAGCAACGGGGAGAGGTTCCGGCGGTCGTGCCTCGGCGCCGTGAACATCTGGTACAACGACGAGCTGTGCCGCGACATGGGCTGCGacccaaggaggaagaaggggctcCTCGCCGAGTGGTTCCAGCCCTACGGCGCCGTCGACTACGCCGATATCCAGTGACGCTTTTTTCCGCGGCTTCAGCGGTGCGGAGACATGTGGGGGGGGTTGAGCACAGGTGGATCAAGCGGTTCCTGGCAGACTGGCTGCTCCGTTATGGGCCAGCAGATTACGCTGAAATTAAACAAATTGAAATTTCATCAGGTCCCGGTCCCCTGGACAAATCATATGCAATTGTGAATCAAATTCAGAAAGTGTCGAGCCCATATGAGAATGCATAA
- the LOC117843159 gene encoding probable flavin-containing monooxygenase 1 isoform X2 — MVAPEIHPHRSCRQGPPDTAAASMDHKAAKRVAIVGAGTSGLAASKHLLARGFRPVVFEAGAAVGGLWTRTLATTRLQSPNQGYRFSDFPWPEDADAFPRHDQVVAYLAAYARRFGVEDCVRFRSKVVAAEFVGTDDGANAELWAGNGEAFGGDGAGRWRLTVRHGDSDATQTYEFDFLILCIGRFSGVPNIPEFPPGVGPDAFRGRVLHSMDFSDMNDADAAALVRGKRVAVVGSGKSAFDIAAECADANGAERPCTMVCRSPQWLLHDVNVWGKLNLGYLYMNRFAQLMVRKPGAGLASTLLATLLTPLAWLISKVTEAYYKKAIPMREHGMEPELGFAGSISSCNIGMLPDAFYDKVRGGSIVIRRSGAFSFCEDGLVLDGADRRVVPADLVILATGFRGDQKLRDMFVSPRVKDIVAGSSDTTVPLYRECVHPRIPQMAVIGYSESLTNIFSIEMMAKWVARFLDGAFRLPGVARMEQSVAEWGGYMRRSNGERFRRSCLGAVNIWYNDELCRDMGCDPRRKKGLLAEWFQPYGAVDYADIQ, encoded by the exons ATGGTCGCCCCCGAGATCCACCCGCACCGAAGCTGCCGGCAAGGACCACCAGACACAGCGGCGGCGTCAATGGATCACAAGGCGGCGAAGCGTGTGGCCATCGTCGGCGCCGGCACGAGCGGGCTCGCCGCGTCCAAGCACCTCCTGGCGCGGGGCTTCCGCCCGGTGGTGTTCGAggcgggcgccgccgtcggcggcctGTGGACGCGCACGCTCGCCACCACCAGGCTGCAGTCGCCCAACCAGGGCTACCGCTTCTCCGACTTCCCGTGGCCGGAAGACGCCGACGCGTTCCCGCGCCACGACCAGGTCGTGGCGTACCTCGCCGCCTACGCGCGCCGCTTCGGCGTCGAAGACTGCGTCAGGTTCCGGAGCAAGGTCGTCGCCGCGGAGTTCGTCGGCACCGACGACGGCGCTAACGCGGAGCTGTGGGCGGGCAACGGCGAGGCGTTCGGCGGTGATGGCGCTGGCCGGTGGCGCCTCACCGTGCGTCACGGCGACTCCGACGCCACGCAG ACGTACGAGTTCGACTTCCTGATCCTGTGCATCGGGAGATTCAGCGGCGTGCCCAACATCCCGGAGTTCCCGCCCGGCGTCGGCCCCGACGCGTTCCGCGGGCGGGTGCTCCACTCCATGGATTTCTCCGACATGAAcgacgcggacgccgccgcgctggtCAGGGGCAagcgcgtcgccgtcgtcggctcGGGCAAGTCCGCCTTCGACATCGCGGCCGAGTGCGCCGACGCCAACG GCGCCGAGCGGCCGTGCACGATGGTCTGCAGGAGCCCACAATGGCTGCTGCACGACGTCAACGTCTGGGGCAAGCTCAACCTGGGGTACCTCTACATGAACCGGTTCGCGCAGCTGATGGTGCGCAAGCCCGGCGCCGGCCTGGCGTCGACCCTCCTCGCCACGTTGCTCACGCCTTTG GCGTGGCTGATATCGAAGGTGACGGAGGCATACTACAAGAAGGCGATACCGATGCGGGAGCACGGCATGGAGCCGGAGCTCGGGTTCGCCGGGTCCATCTCGTCGTGCAACATCGGCATGCTGCCAGACGCGTTCTACGACAAGGTGAGGGGCGGCAGCATCGTCATCAGGCGGTCAGGGGCGTTCAGCTTCTGCGAGGACGGCCTGGTGCTGGACGGCGCCGACCGGCGCGTCGTCCCCGCCGACCTGGTGATACTCGCCACAGGGTTCCGCGGCGATCAGAAGCTCAGGGACATGTTCGTGTCGCCCCGGGTGAAGGACATCGTCGCCGGCTCGTCGGACACCACCGTCCCTCTTTACAG GGAGTGCGTGCACCCACGGATCCCGCAGATGGCGGTGATCGGGTACTCGGAGAGCCTGACCAACATCTTCTCGATCGAGATGATGGCCAAGTGGGTGGCGCGGTTCCTGGACGGCGCGTTCCGGCTGCCGGGCGTGGCGCGGATGGAGCAGAGCGTGGCGGAGTGGGGCGGGTACATGCGACGGAGCAACGGGGAGAGGTTCCGGCGGTCGTGCCTCGGCGCCGTGAACATCTGGTACAACGACGAGCTGTGCCGCGACATGGGCTGCGacccaaggaggaagaaggggctcCTCGCCGAGTGGTTCCAGCCCTACGGCGCCGTCGACTACGCCGATATCCAGTGA
- the LOC117845513 gene encoding probable flavin-containing monooxygenase 1 isoform X2: protein MERNRVGIVGAGVSGLAACKHALDKGFSPVVFEADGSIGGVWAHTLESTRLQAPTTAFRFSDMAWPESVTETYPSHYKVMEYIRSYACKFQLLKYIKFNSQVLGVEYLGATEEEIMSWKQWSGNGTAFGTGKDGGWRITVKDLKVGDTQVLQVDFLILCIGRHSGTPNIPEFPANGPELFKGKILHSLDYSYMDNVAHFVKGKHVTIVGSGKSAFDIAAEVAKVNDQPCTIIYRTKHWLVHKSSIWGVDLSYFYLNRISQLLLHKPGEGFLRYMLATALSPLRWAISKVIETYFKWSIPLQKHGMVPDYSFSFAMSSCSIAMLPEGFYDRVDDGSIILKKSKAFNFSNDGIILQDKKESIKSDIVILATGFRGDQKLRDIFTANWCRKIVAGSPDTVAPLYRECIHPRIPQLAIVGYSESLTNIYASERMANWVAHFLAGGFKLPSITCMEKSVAEWAKYKNIYNGKYFRRSCISTVNIWLNDLLCQDIGCNPKRKKGFLAEWFQPYGPADYAGLY from the exons ATGGAGAGGAATAGGGTGGGAATTGTTGGTGCAGGTGTGAGCGGCCTAGCAGCCTGCAAGCATGCGCTCGACAAGGGGTTTAGTCCAGTGGTGTTTGAGGCTGATGGAAGCATCGGTGGAGTGTGGGCACATACCTTGGAGTCGACAAGGCTTCAAGCGCCAACGACAGCATTCCGGTTCTCAGATATGGCTTGGCCAGAGAGTGTGACGGAGACGTACCCCAGCCACTACAAGGTCATGGAGTATATAAGGTCATATGCTTGCAAATTTCAACTCCTAAAGTACATCAAGTTCAATAGCCAGGTGCTTGGTGTTGAGTATCTTGGTGCGACTGAGGAAGAGATAATGAGCTGGAAGCAATGGTCTGGGAATGGGACAGCATTCGGAACTGGGAAGGATGGAGGTTGGCGCATCACAGTGAAAGACTTGAAAGTTGGTGACACTCAG GTTCTTCAGGTGGATTTTCTCATCCTGTGCATTGGAAGGCATAGTGGAACCCCAAATATCCCAGAATTTCCAGCAAATGGGCCTGAGTTGTTCAAGGGCAAAATATTGCACTCACTGGACTATTCTTACATGGATAATGTTGCTCATTTTGTTAAGGGGAAGCATGTCACGATAGTTGGCTCTGGAAAATCAGCATTTGACATTGCTGCAGAAGTTGCCAAGGTGAATG ATCAGCCATGCACCATCATATATAGAACAAAGCACTGGCTGGTCCACAAGTCTAGCATATGGGGAGTTGACCTCAGTTACTTCTATCTAAATCGCATCTCACAGCTGCTACTTCACAAACCTGGTGAAGGATTTCTACGTTATATGTTGGCTACTGCACTATCTCCCTTG CGATGGGCGATCTCAAAAGTGATTGAAACTTACTTCAAGTGGAGCATTCCCTTACAAAAGCATGGGATGGTACCTGACTACAGCTTCTCCTTTGCTATGTCCTCGTGCTCAATTGCAATGCTGCCAGAAGGGTTCTATGACAGGGTTGACGATGGCAGCATCATTCTCAAGAAATCCAAGGCATTCAACTTCTCTAATGATGGAATAATCCTGCAAGACAAGAAGGAAAGCATAAAAAGTGATATTGTGATTCTAGCAACAGGATTCAGAGGAGATCAGAAGCTTAGGGACATCTTCACAGCAAATTGGTGTAGAAAGATAGTGGCAGGATCACCGGATACAGTAGCTCCTCTATACCG AGAATGCATCCATCCCCGGATTCCTCAGTTGGCAATAGTTGGGTACTCTGAGAGCCTTACTAACATATATGCCTCAGAGAGGATGGCCAATTGGGTAGCCCATTTCCTGGCTGGTGGGTTCAAATTGCCAAGCATAACATGCATGGAAAAGAGTGTAGCAGAATGGGCCAAGTACAAGAATATATACAACGGGAAATATTTTCGCAGGTCCTGCATAAGCACCGTTAACATATGGTTAAATGATCTGTTATGCCAAGACATCGGATGCAACCCTAAAAGGAAGAAAGGGTTCCTGGCCGAATGGTTCCAGCCATATGGACCTGCTGATTATGCAGGTCTCTACTGA
- the LOC117844924 gene encoding uncharacterized protein isoform X1, producing the protein MPAGDNPHSISEKKAALRESPKRTKNVVNEQPGTSFSKDKVAATVGLKRPQPYGPLSPTNHHTLGNPGANGHLVYVRRRPDTDQSKGGTSARAESSSSISTKKPVAGGSQPQESSLKHQNNVPHTQSSPQFASPAAGTASPALQSTVLLAQHSFGKQSPGKITARPTNDVITSLPPSNMVSSTPTLQSSAAADLVTSSVLATSATSTLAPDRADPPRSSNQDWSDRFIQLQAFLRNNEQSGKEEYIRSKQSPGKVAVRPTNGVTTSLSPRNVMSSTPVPQSSVAANLAHSGVSSATNAASRAAISAANLVSSSVSATTAASNNAISATNLAPNRAHPPRSSNQDRSDRFLRLQTFLRNNEQSGQEEYIRMLRSLSSVGLSKHAIELEKRAANLLVEEGKELQKMKVLNVLGKLSPTDAPQFPAQPATVKHLPFPARR; encoded by the exons ATGCCTGCTGGTGACAACCCGCACTCAATTTCAGAGAAAAAGGCAGCATTGCGGGAGTCTCCAAAACGGACTAAGAATGTTGTTAATGAGCAACCTGGGACTTCCTTCTCTAAAGACAAAGTTGCTGCTACAGTTGGCCTCAAGCGACCACAACCTTATGGCCCCCTGAGTCCAACAAACCATCACACGCTGGGCAATCCAGGGGCAAATGGCCATCTTGTGTATGTGCGCAGGAGGCCTGACACTGATCAAAGCAAAGGAGGCACTTCTGCTCGTGCTGAAAGTTCCAGTTCTATAAGCACAAAGAAACCTGTTGCAGGAGGATCACAGCCACAGGAATCAAGTCTGAAGCATCAGAACAATGTACCTCACACCCAGTCCTCTCCTCAATTCGCATCTCCTGCTGCAGGTACTGCCTCCCCTGCTTTGCAATCCACAGTTTTGCTGGCTCAGCATTCCTTTGGGAAGCAATCTCCTGGAAAGATTACTGCTCGACCAACTAATGATGTGATTACTAGTTTGCCACCAAGCAATATGGTGTCCTCTACTCCAACGCTTCAAAGCTCTGCAGCTGCTGATTTGGTGACTAGCAGTGTTTTGGCTACTAGTGCAACATCTACCCTGGCACCTGATCGAGCTGATCCACCAAGATCAAGCAATCAAGATTGGAGTGATAGATTTATTCAGCTGCAGGCATTCTTGAGAAATAATGAGCAATCAGGCAAGGAAGAGTATATCCGCAGCAAGCAATCTCCAGGAAAGGTTGCTGTTCGGCCAACTAATGGTGTGACTACTAGTCTGTCACCTCGCAATGTGATGTCCTCTACTCCAGTGCCTCAAAGCTCTGTAGCTGCTAATTTAGCACATAGCGGTGTTTCATCAGCTACTAATGCAGCATCTCGTGCTGCTATATCTGCTGCTAATTTAGTATCTAGCAGTGTTTCGGCTACTACCGCAGCATCTAATAATGCTATATCTGCTACTAATCTAGCACCTAATCGAGCTCATCCACCAAGATCAAGCAATCAAGATCGGAGTGATCGATTTCTTCGGCTGCAAACATTCTTGAGAAATAATGAGCAATCAGGCCAGGAAGAATATATCCGCA TGCTTCGGTCTTTGTCATCTGTTGGACTAAGTAAGCATGCCATTGAGCTGGAGAAACGGGCAGCCAATCTTTTGGTTGAGGAAG GGAAGGAGCTGCAGAAGATGAAAGTTCTGAATGTTCTGGGCAAGCTTTCGCCCACTGATGCTCCACAGTTCCCAGCTCAGCCCGCTACTGTCAAGCATCTGCCATTCCCAGCTCGCCGATGA
- the LOC117845513 gene encoding probable flavin-containing monooxygenase 1 isoform X1 encodes MERNRVGIVGAGVSGLAACKHALDKGFSPVVFEADGSIGGVWAHTLESTRLQAPTTAFRFSDMAWPESVTETYPSHYKVMEYIRSYACKFQLLKYIKFNSQVLGVEYLGATEEEIMSWKQWSGNGTAFGTGKDGGWRITVKDLKVGDTQVLQVDFLILCIGRHSGTPNIPEFPANGPELFKGKILHSLDYSYMDNVAHFVKGKHVTIVGSGKSAFDIAAEVAKVNGADQPCTIIYRTKHWLVHKSSIWGVDLSYFYLNRISQLLLHKPGEGFLRYMLATALSPLRWAISKVIETYFKWSIPLQKHGMVPDYSFSFAMSSCSIAMLPEGFYDRVDDGSIILKKSKAFNFSNDGIILQDKKESIKSDIVILATGFRGDQKLRDIFTANWCRKIVAGSPDTVAPLYRECIHPRIPQLAIVGYSESLTNIYASERMANWVAHFLAGGFKLPSITCMEKSVAEWAKYKNIYNGKYFRRSCISTVNIWLNDLLCQDIGCNPKRKKGFLAEWFQPYGPADYAGLY; translated from the exons ATGGAGAGGAATAGGGTGGGAATTGTTGGTGCAGGTGTGAGCGGCCTAGCAGCCTGCAAGCATGCGCTCGACAAGGGGTTTAGTCCAGTGGTGTTTGAGGCTGATGGAAGCATCGGTGGAGTGTGGGCACATACCTTGGAGTCGACAAGGCTTCAAGCGCCAACGACAGCATTCCGGTTCTCAGATATGGCTTGGCCAGAGAGTGTGACGGAGACGTACCCCAGCCACTACAAGGTCATGGAGTATATAAGGTCATATGCTTGCAAATTTCAACTCCTAAAGTACATCAAGTTCAATAGCCAGGTGCTTGGTGTTGAGTATCTTGGTGCGACTGAGGAAGAGATAATGAGCTGGAAGCAATGGTCTGGGAATGGGACAGCATTCGGAACTGGGAAGGATGGAGGTTGGCGCATCACAGTGAAAGACTTGAAAGTTGGTGACACTCAG GTTCTTCAGGTGGATTTTCTCATCCTGTGCATTGGAAGGCATAGTGGAACCCCAAATATCCCAGAATTTCCAGCAAATGGGCCTGAGTTGTTCAAGGGCAAAATATTGCACTCACTGGACTATTCTTACATGGATAATGTTGCTCATTTTGTTAAGGGGAAGCATGTCACGATAGTTGGCTCTGGAAAATCAGCATTTGACATTGCTGCAGAAGTTGCCAAGGTGAATG GTGCAGATCAGCCATGCACCATCATATATAGAACAAAGCACTGGCTGGTCCACAAGTCTAGCATATGGGGAGTTGACCTCAGTTACTTCTATCTAAATCGCATCTCACAGCTGCTACTTCACAAACCTGGTGAAGGATTTCTACGTTATATGTTGGCTACTGCACTATCTCCCTTG CGATGGGCGATCTCAAAAGTGATTGAAACTTACTTCAAGTGGAGCATTCCCTTACAAAAGCATGGGATGGTACCTGACTACAGCTTCTCCTTTGCTATGTCCTCGTGCTCAATTGCAATGCTGCCAGAAGGGTTCTATGACAGGGTTGACGATGGCAGCATCATTCTCAAGAAATCCAAGGCATTCAACTTCTCTAATGATGGAATAATCCTGCAAGACAAGAAGGAAAGCATAAAAAGTGATATTGTGATTCTAGCAACAGGATTCAGAGGAGATCAGAAGCTTAGGGACATCTTCACAGCAAATTGGTGTAGAAAGATAGTGGCAGGATCACCGGATACAGTAGCTCCTCTATACCG AGAATGCATCCATCCCCGGATTCCTCAGTTGGCAATAGTTGGGTACTCTGAGAGCCTTACTAACATATATGCCTCAGAGAGGATGGCCAATTGGGTAGCCCATTTCCTGGCTGGTGGGTTCAAATTGCCAAGCATAACATGCATGGAAAAGAGTGTAGCAGAATGGGCCAAGTACAAGAATATATACAACGGGAAATATTTTCGCAGGTCCTGCATAAGCACCGTTAACATATGGTTAAATGATCTGTTATGCCAAGACATCGGATGCAACCCTAAAAGGAAGAAAGGGTTCCTGGCCGAATGGTTCCAGCCATATGGACCTGCTGATTATGCAGGTCTCTACTGA
- the LOC117845511 gene encoding protein DETOXIFICATION 45, chloroplastic has product MEFTARARVDPRPPAAAGSLPVRNRRVGGGAIGIGWPRRAAAPKLSLPPAVARRAVSAAGGGHLLPRRVVVRSAGGGDGGFRGEDAEGDRPSPARASPPDAAEGAASERNSVGDHPGGIRRELMNLAVPAIVGQAIDPVAQLLETAYIGRLGPVELASAAVGVSVFNIISKLFNIPLLSITTSFVAEDVSKHDSSQPASGNISSEIGERKRLPSISSALLLAAAIGVIEASALILGSGILLNIMGVSQASSMHNPARLFLSVRALGAPAVVVSLAIQGVFRGLKDTKTPLLYSGLGNISAVVLLPFFVYSLKLGLTGAALATIASQYLGMFLLLWSLSRRAVLLPPKIEDLEFVGYIKSGGMLLGRTLSVLITMTLGTAMAARQGALAMAAHQICLQVWLAVSLLSDALAVSAQALIASSFAKLDYEKVKEVTSYVLKTGVIVGIALAVLLSASFGRLAEVFSKDPMVIQIVRSGVLFVSASQPINALAFIFDGLHYGVSDFSYSAFSMMVVGALSSLYLLYAPQVFGLPGVWAGLVLFMSLRMTAGFMRLGWRAGPWWFLHQKEPRYKLHSRKC; this is encoded by the exons ATGGAGTTTACCGCCAGGGCTCGGGTGgacccgcgcccgccggccgccgccggctccctccCCGTCCGCAATCGGCGGGTGGGCGGCGGAGCGATCGGGATCGGCtggccccgccgcgccgcggccccGAAGCTCTCTCTGCCTCCCGCCGTCGCGAGACGAGCGGTCTCCGCGGCGGGAGGAGGCCACCTGCTTCCCAGGCGCGTCGTCGTTCGctcagcgggcggcggcgatggcgggtTCCGCGGCGAGGACGCCGAGGGCGACCGGCCGTCTCCGGCACGTGCGTCCCCGCCGGATGCCGCGGAGGGTGCAGCTTCTGAACG AAATTCAGTTGGGGATCATCCTGGAGGAATTAGGAGAGAGCTCATGAATTTGGCTGTACCTGCTATAGTTGGGCAAGCAATCGATCCTGTGGCACAGTTACTGGAGACTGCATATATTGGTCGCCTAG GTCCTGTGGAGTTGGCTTCAGCTGCCGTTGGCGTGTCAGTATTTAACATCATATCAAAGCTCTTCAACATACCCCTCCTAAGCATCACAACTTCATTCGTAGCTGAAGATGTTTCAAAACATGATTCTTCACAGCCTGCTTCAG GAAATATATCTAGCGAGATTGGAGAAAGAAAGAGGCTGCCGTCCATATCTTCTGCTTTACTCCTGGCAGCTGCAATTGGTGTCATCGAAGCCTCGGCTTTGATTCTGGGGTCTGGAATACTCCTCAACATTATGGGTGTCTCCCAA GCATCTTCTATGCACAATCCAGCAAGGTTATTTCTTTCTGTAAGAGCACTTGGTGCTCCTGCTGTTGTAGTTTCTTTGGCTATTCAAGGTGTATTTCGTGGACTGAAAGATACAAAAACACCTCTACTATACAGTG GTTTGGGCAACATCTCAGCTGTGGTTCTACTTCCCTTTTTTGTGTATTCCCTGAAACTTGGATTAACTGGAGCTGCACTTGCTACTATTGCTTCACA ATATCTTGGTATGTTCCTACTTCTCTGGTCTTTAAGCAGAAGAGCAGTTCTACTGCCACCAAAAATCGAAGACCTAGAGTTTGTTGGGTACATCAAATCTG GTGGCATGCTGTTAGGGAGAACCCTTTCAGTTCTGATAACAATGACCCTTGGGACTGCAATGGCTGCTAGGCAAGGTGCACTAGCTATGGCCGCTCATCAAATATGTCTGCAAGTATGGCTGGCAGTATCGTTACTTTCGGATGCATTGGCTGTTTCTGCACAG GCGTTGATTGCAAGTTCGTTTGCTAAACTTGACTATGAAAAGGTGAAGGAGGTCACATCCTATGTATTAAAG ACAGGAGTGATTGTTGGTATTGCTTTAGCAGTTCTTCTGTCTGCCTCTTTTGGTAGACTTGCAGAAGTATTCTCAAAAGATCCCATGGTTATACAAATTGTGAGGAGTGGTGTTTTG TTTGTTAGTGCTAGCCAGCCAATCAATGCCCTAGCTTTTATCTTCGATGGACTTCATTACGGCGTCTCAGACTTCTCATACTCAGCTTTCTCCATG ATGGTAGTCGGAGCACTGTCCTCTTTATATTTGTTGTACGCTCCACAAGTTTTTGGCCTTCCTGGTGTttgggctggcctggttctttTCATGAGTTTGCGAATGACTGCTGGATTTATGAG ATTGGGATGGAGAGCAGGACCATGGTGGTTTTTGCACCAGAAAGAACCTAGATACAA GTTACATTCAAGAAAATGTTGA